From Pseudomonadota bacterium, the proteins below share one genomic window:
- a CDS encoding VOC family protein, whose amino-acid sequence MTSVGQNVWYDCMSTDTEAAIRFYTEVIGWKTQPWQNADPNNPYTLWLVGERAIGGVMTLPDEARKMGAPSHWLAYTTVADADATSARAEKLGGKIYKPPFDIPNVGRIAILADPQNAVFAIYKPQGEMPASAGEQPGEFCWSELNTTDYQGAWKFYSELFGWRHRSSMDMGPAGTYFMFHDEAELTKGGMSNVAKQMGLPPHWLYYVNVADMDATVERIKQHGGKILNGPMDVPGDDRIAQCQDPTGAAFAIYTRGKK is encoded by the coding sequence ATGACATCGGTAGGACAAAACGTTTGGTACGATTGCATGAGCACGGATACCGAGGCGGCAATTCGCTTCTACACCGAGGTGATCGGCTGGAAGACCCAGCCCTGGCAGAACGCCGATCCGAACAACCCTTACACGCTGTGGCTCGTGGGAGAGCGTGCGATCGGCGGCGTGATGACGCTGCCCGACGAGGCGCGCAAGATGGGCGCGCCTTCGCACTGGCTGGCCTACACCACCGTTGCCGACGCCGATGCCACGAGCGCCCGGGCCGAAAAGCTGGGCGGCAAGATCTACAAGCCGCCCTTTGACATCCCGAACGTGGGACGCATCGCTATCTTGGCAGACCCCCAAAACGCCGTGTTTGCCATCTACAAACCCCAAGGAGAGATGCCGGCATCGGCCGGCGAGCAACCTGGCGAGTTCTGCTGGTCCGAGCTCAACACCACCGACTACCAAGGAGCCTGGAAATTCTACAGCGAGCTGTTCGGCTGGAGGCACAGAAGCTCCATGGACATGGGTCCTGCCGGCACCTACTTCATGTTTCACGACGAGGCCGAGCTGACCAAGGGCGGCATGAGCAACGTGGCCAAGCAGATGGGCTTGCCGCCGCATTGGCTCTACTACGTCAACGTGGCAGACATGGACGCCACGGTGGAGCGCATCAAGCAGCACGGCGGCAAGATCCTCAACGGGCCCATGGACGTTCCGGGCGACGACCGCATCGCCCAGTGCCAGGATCCGACCGGCGCCGCGTTCGCGATCTACACCAGGGGCAAGAAGTAG